A genome region from Kogia breviceps isolate mKogBre1 chromosome 13, mKogBre1 haplotype 1, whole genome shotgun sequence includes the following:
- the GJA10 gene encoding gap junction alpha-10 protein: MGDWNLLGGILEEVHAHSTTVGKIWLTILFIFRMLILGVAAEDVWDDEQSAFACNTQQPGCNTVCYDDAFPISLIRFWVLQIIFVSSPSLVYMGHALYSLRAFEKERQRKKSQLRAQMETPELELEEQQKIDRELRKLEELKKIQRVPLKGCLLRTYVLHILTRSVLEVAFMIGQYILYGFQMHPLYKCTQPPCPNAVDCFVSRPTEKTIFMLFMHSIAAISLFLNALEIFHLGIRKIMRALYDKSSSEGIEYERGPPFHLKKYSAAQQCMNCSPFPEGVSLLQASNQQQDFRVNVPNSKTMWQIPQPGQLEVDPCCGKKDWAEEDQHRGQLHVHSLCPRDDGARIQHSGQQPDRSSFGLQTTTPQSRLGTTMAPRHCPSRTTGPWEQSQDLQPSGEPLTDLHSHCRHSDGSMRESRVQTDRSCMGSRKATFLSRLLSEKGQLYSDSVSSSSQNSSCLGFPHQENSPSLLPSPIGHRTSMNMLLELSSIMKK, encoded by the coding sequence ATGGGGGATTGGAATTTATTGGGTGGCATCCTAGAGGAAGTTCACGCCCACTCAACCACGGTGGGGAAAATCTGGCTGACCATCCTCTTCATTTTCCGGATGCTGATACTTGGTGTAGCTGCTGAAGATGTCTGGGATGATGAACAGTCAGCATTTGCCTGCAACACCCAGCAGCCAGGTTGCAACACTGTCTGTTACGATGATGCTTTCCCTATCTCTTTGATCAGGTTCTGGGTTTTACAGATCatctttgtgtcttctccctctcTGGTATATATGGGCCATGCACTTTatagcctcagggcctttgaaaaggagaggcagaggaaaAAGTCACAGCTGAGAGCCCAGATGGAGACTCCAGAGCTTGAATTGGAAGAGCAGCAAAAGATAGATAGAGAACTGAGGAAGTTGGAGGAGCTGAAGAAGATCCAAAGAGTCCCTCTGAAAGGATGTCTTCTGCGTACGTACGTCTTACACATCTTGACCAGATCTGTGCTGGAAGTAGCGTTCATGATAGGCCAATATATTCTCTATGGGTTTCAAATGCACCCCCTTTACAAATGTACTCAACCTCCTTGCCCCAATGCAGTGGATTGCTTTGTGTCCAGGCCCACAGAGAAGACCATTTTCATGCTCTTTATGCACAGCATTGCAGCCATCTCTTTGTTCCTCAACGCACTGGAAATATTTCATCTGGGGATCAGGAAAATCATGAGGGCACTTTACGACAAATCCAGCAGTGAGGGCATTGAGTACGAAAGGGGACCtccatttcatttgaaaaaatactCAGCGGCCCAGCAGTGTATGAATTGCTCTCCCTTCCCTGAAGGAGTCTCTCTGCTTCAAGCCAGCAATCAACAGCAAGACTTCCGAGTCAATGTGCCGAATTCTAAAACCATGTGGCAAATCCCACAGCCCGGGCAACTTGAGGTAGACCCTTGCTGTGGTAAAAAAGACTGGGCTGAGGAGGATCAGCACAGAGGACAGCTGCATGTCCACAGCCTGTGTCCCCGGGATGATGGCGCTAGAATTCAGCACTCGGGACAGCAACCAGACCGGTCTTCCTTTGGCTTGCAGACTACAACGCCCCAGTCCCGGCTAGGTACAACGATGGCTCCTAGACATTGTCCGTCACGTACAACAGGACCCTGGGAGCAGTCCCAGGACCTGCAACCCTCAGGAGAGCCTCTCACAGATTTACACAGCCACTGCAGACACAGCGATGGCAGCATGAGAGAGAGCAGAGTCCAGACAGACAGATCTTGTATGGGCAGTCGCAAGGCCACCTTTCTGTCCAGATTGCTGTCTGAAAAGGGACAGCTGTACAGTGACTCAGTAAGCTCCAGTTCTCAAAACAGCTCTTGCCTGGGCTTTCCGCACCAGGAAAACAGCCCCTCACTTCTGCCTTCACCCATTGGGCACAGAACATCAATG